Proteins found in one Pirellulales bacterium genomic segment:
- the fabD gene encoding ACP S-malonyltransferase, translating into MAKIAFLFPGQGAQSVGMGREFVEASPHARQRFEDAGNILGYDLAGLCFEGPAEQLDSTVHSQPALFVTSLAALDMMNDRSPDVVACCGATAGLSLGEYTALVFAGVLDFESGLRLVNERGKAMQAAADALPGGMVSILGLDRDRISALCHEAAEGDVLQIANLLCPGNIAVSGTEAACQRVSQKAVAAGAMKAVPLAVAGAFHTPIMQSAVERLAAALEGVQLRRPRIPVVSNVDARPHDAPEEIRELLPRQIVSPVLWEDSVRYLLNQGFDEFYEVGPGRVLRGLLKRIDRKVVAKGVDEG; encoded by the coding sequence GTGGCAAAGATCGCTTTCTTGTTCCCCGGCCAAGGCGCTCAAAGCGTCGGCATGGGCCGCGAGTTCGTCGAGGCGTCGCCCCATGCCCGCCAGCGGTTCGAAGACGCCGGCAACATTTTGGGCTACGACCTGGCAGGGCTCTGCTTCGAGGGTCCGGCCGAGCAGCTCGATTCGACGGTACACAGTCAGCCCGCTCTGTTCGTCACCAGCCTGGCTGCCCTGGACATGATGAACGACCGCTCACCGGACGTGGTGGCATGCTGCGGGGCGACGGCCGGTTTAAGCCTGGGAGAGTACACGGCGTTGGTTTTTGCCGGCGTTCTCGATTTCGAGTCGGGCCTGCGATTGGTCAACGAACGCGGCAAGGCGATGCAGGCCGCCGCCGATGCCCTGCCCGGCGGCATGGTCAGCATTCTGGGACTCGATCGCGATCGAATCAGCGCTCTCTGCCACGAGGCTGCCGAAGGAGACGTTTTGCAGATCGCGAACCTGCTTTGTCCCGGCAACATCGCCGTTTCGGGCACGGAGGCCGCTTGCCAGCGGGTCAGCCAGAAAGCGGTAGCGGCCGGCGCCATGAAAGCGGTGCCGTTGGCCGTGGCCGGTGCGTTCCACACGCCGATCATGCAGTCCGCCGTCGAGAGGCTCGCCGCCGCGCTGGAAGGAGTTCAACTCAGGCGGCCGCGCATCCCGGTTGTGTCGAACGTCGATGCCCGGCCGCACGACGCCCCGGAAGAAATCCGCGAGTTGCTGCCGCGGCAGATCGTGTCGCCCGTTTTGTGGGAAGACTCGGTCCGCTACCTGCTGAACCAAGGCTTTGACGAGTTTTACGAAGTCGGCCCCGGCCGTGTGCTGCGAGGATTGTTGAAGCGTATTGACCGCAAGGTTGTTGCGAAAGGCGTCGACGAAGGATAG
- the rpmF gene encoding 50S ribosomal protein L32: protein MAVPKRKHSNARSGSRRAHDHKKPKQLYYCPQCSTALPSHVVCPNCGYYMGRTVVETNE, encoded by the coding sequence ATGGCCGTTCCAAAACGAAAACATTCGAATGCCCGTAGCGGCAGCCGCCGGGCACACGACCATAAAAAGCCGAAGCAGTTGTACTACTGCCCGCAGTGCAGCACCGCCCTACCGTCGCATGTCGTTTGCCCGAATTGCGGCTATTACATGGGCCGGACCGTGGTTGAGACCAACGAATAG
- the fabG gene encoding 3-oxoacyl-[acyl-carrier-protein] reductase: MANEPMGRLKVDLSGQVALVTGASRGLGQAIAVALAHAGAKVACVARDRQKLEQTVAAITAAGGAADLFECDVTNSASVQQVVEAVAEKWQRLDILVNNAGITRDTLIPRMSDEQWDEVINTNLRGAFLFTRAATRVMMQQRYGRIINVASVSGLMGNPGQANYSASKAGLIGMTRTVARELASRKVTVNAVAPGFIESDMTAALGDALLSEVKLRVPAKRLGRAEEVADAVLFLAAPSSAYITGQVLTIDGGLTA, encoded by the coding sequence ATGGCCAACGAACCTATGGGCCGGCTCAAGGTTGACCTGAGCGGACAAGTGGCCCTCGTTACCGGCGCGTCGCGCGGACTGGGCCAGGCGATCGCGGTCGCTCTGGCACATGCCGGCGCCAAGGTGGCTTGCGTGGCGCGAGACCGTCAAAAGCTGGAGCAAACCGTCGCCGCCATCACCGCGGCGGGCGGCGCGGCGGACCTGTTCGAGTGCGACGTGACCAATTCCGCCAGCGTGCAGCAGGTGGTCGAGGCCGTGGCCGAGAAGTGGCAGCGGCTCGACATTCTGGTCAATAACGCCGGCATCACTCGCGATACGTTGATTCCACGCATGTCGGACGAGCAGTGGGACGAGGTGATCAACACGAATCTCCGTGGTGCGTTCTTGTTTACGCGGGCCGCCACGCGGGTCATGATGCAGCAACGTTACGGCCGCATTATCAATGTGGCCAGCGTTTCGGGACTGATGGGCAATCCGGGCCAGGCCAACTACTCGGCGTCGAAAGCCGGGCTGATCGGCATGACCCGCACGGTGGCCCGAGAATTGGCCAGCCGCAAAGTGACGGTCAACGCCGTTGCCCCCGGTTTCATCGAGAGCGACATGACCGCGGCCCTGGGCGACGCGCTGCTGAGCGAAGTCAAGCTGCGGGTGCCGGCCAAGCGGCTGGGCCGGGCCGAGGAAGTGGCCGACGCCGTGCTCTTTCTCGCCGCCCCCAGTTCCGCGTATATTACAGGGCAGGTCCTGACGATCGACGGCGGATTGACGGCCTAA
- a CDS encoding BON domain-containing protein, translating to MLWPICASAESPTNDKVAHQIHDRLKASGQMSGSSFVIKFQDGTAWLEGRVSSEGQKLLALKLTGEVPDVTDVVDHLQIDEPAKSANPVMRLLQKPFAKATAKPVASAPAATEKKRTISSWFSGPSVHAAKVPPPELEDLGSDSGEELAQDGGESEAEDVGPVYPESLTAAKETESNPLVRQAANLRAIFHKTPKAPQRSPANKAVAANEVNQTSEAEEANQSEPRPMPQAMRKCTTCTPAAAHRTTAPTRVVSNKKRYRSPVPVYQAASQAQPTAAGRVRMVPMMEMPDGRLVPVNEEDRPAMSQPVRQAVAVSRGKTAKRTRQTVARKQDVIDGGLEAPPLPPFGAAPVAGPAGGGPLPAYVPGVAVGTAPAYYDQPHMPNYAWPSYAAHPNYAGLTYPRQYSPTAWPYIGPFYPYPQVPLGWRKVTLEWDDGWWFLDFDDCNRSYSY from the coding sequence ATGCTGTGGCCCATCTGCGCGTCCGCAGAGAGCCCAACCAACGACAAGGTAGCCCACCAAATTCATGACCGGCTCAAAGCCAGTGGGCAGATGTCCGGCTCGAGTTTTGTCATTAAGTTCCAGGACGGCACGGCCTGGCTGGAAGGGCGCGTCAGCAGCGAGGGGCAGAAACTGCTCGCCCTGAAGCTGACGGGCGAAGTGCCCGATGTCACCGACGTAGTCGATCATCTTCAGATCGACGAGCCCGCGAAGTCGGCGAACCCGGTGATGCGGCTGTTGCAAAAGCCGTTCGCGAAAGCGACGGCCAAACCCGTTGCCTCCGCACCGGCCGCCACTGAGAAGAAACGGACGATTAGTTCGTGGTTCAGCGGCCCGTCGGTGCATGCCGCGAAGGTTCCTCCACCGGAACTCGAGGATCTCGGCTCGGATTCCGGTGAAGAGCTTGCCCAGGACGGCGGCGAGAGCGAGGCCGAGGATGTTGGCCCGGTTTATCCCGAATCGCTGACGGCGGCCAAGGAAACCGAGTCGAATCCGCTGGTACGTCAGGCCGCCAACTTGCGGGCTATCTTCCACAAGACGCCCAAAGCGCCCCAGCGTTCGCCGGCAAACAAGGCGGTCGCGGCCAACGAGGTCAACCAGACGTCGGAGGCCGAAGAGGCAAACCAGTCTGAACCGCGACCGATGCCCCAAGCGATGCGGAAGTGTACCACCTGCACGCCCGCCGCAGCGCATCGGACAACGGCCCCAACCAGGGTCGTCAGCAACAAGAAGAGGTATCGTTCGCCGGTGCCGGTTTATCAGGCGGCTTCGCAAGCCCAGCCCACAGCGGCGGGCCGAGTGCGAATGGTGCCGATGATGGAAATGCCCGATGGCCGACTGGTGCCCGTCAATGAGGAGGACCGGCCAGCGATGAGCCAGCCGGTTCGCCAGGCGGTGGCGGTGAGCCGCGGCAAGACGGCCAAGCGGACCCGTCAGACGGTGGCACGCAAACAGGATGTCATCGACGGGGGGTTGGAAGCTCCACCGCTACCGCCGTTCGGCGCCGCTCCCGTGGCGGGCCCGGCGGGCGGCGGTCCCTTGCCAGCCTACGTGCCCGGCGTTGCCGTCGGCACCGCGCCGGCCTACTACGATCAGCCGCACATGCCGAACTACGCCTGGCCCAGCTACGCGGCTCATCCCAACTATGCCGGGCTTACCTATCCTCGGCAGTATTCGCCGACGGCTTGGCCCTACATCGGGCCTTTCTATCCCTATCCGCAAGTGCCGCTGGGGTGGCGCAAGGTGACCTTGGAGTGGGACGACGGCTGGTGGTTCCTCGATTTCGATGACTGCAACCGCTCGTACTCTTACTAA
- a CDS encoding transcriptional regulator — protein sequence MKPATNGKAGSMTGDQNGRDKKTAKRKTGDRFAILNAFIDFTMGDLDRAEMAVWFALYRDTKPDGLARTSQADLARRAGTTDRTVRRAIASLERRRLLKIVHRGGLQKGASTYRILPLMKPPQ from the coding sequence ATGAAGCCGGCGACCAACGGCAAGGCCGGCTCGATGACCGGCGACCAGAATGGCAGGGACAAGAAAACAGCGAAGCGAAAGACGGGCGACCGCTTCGCCATTCTCAATGCCTTCATCGACTTCACGATGGGCGACCTCGATCGTGCTGAAATGGCTGTTTGGTTCGCCTTGTACCGCGACACCAAACCGGACGGGCTGGCCCGAACGTCGCAAGCCGATCTTGCTCGCCGAGCCGGCACGACCGACCGCACGGTACGGCGAGCTATCGCCAGTTTGGAGCGACGGCGTTTGCTGAAAATCGTACATCGGGGCGGTTTGCAAAAAGGGGCATCGACCTACCGGATTTTGCCATTGATGAAGCCGCCGCAATAG
- a CDS encoding DUF3820 family protein, giving the protein MPTDAALLAQLQTLWQAATPPIVPPAVCSDRPPANPPHVPHLPPVDEQDEVLDVGDQAARVCLWPDEPTAADLGPFAMLDDTDRDYLLGRHRYPEPCGFCEGRYRHNPQCVALCPEWQIAMPFGKHKGKPVASLDHDYLAWLLKCGMELNAELRREIERVLDIPNDT; this is encoded by the coding sequence ATGCCCACCGACGCCGCCTTGCTGGCCCAACTGCAAACGCTCTGGCAGGCCGCTACGCCGCCGATCGTGCCGCCGGCCGTCTGTAGCGACCGACCGCCGGCAAATCCGCCACACGTGCCGCATTTGCCGCCCGTAGACGAGCAAGACGAAGTGCTCGACGTGGGCGACCAGGCCGCCCGCGTTTGCTTGTGGCCGGACGAACCGACCGCCGCCGATCTAGGGCCGTTCGCCATGCTCGACGATACCGACCGCGATTATTTGCTAGGCCGGCATCGCTACCCGGAACCGTGCGGATTCTGTGAGGGCCGTTATCGCCACAACCCGCAATGCGTGGCCTTGTGCCCTGAGTGGCAGATTGCCATGCCCTTTGGCAAGCATAAGGGTAAGCCGGTTGCCAGTCTCGACCACGATTATCTGGCATGGCTGCTGAAATGCGGGATGGAACTGAACGCCGAGCTACGCCGCGAAATCGAGCGGGTTTTGGACATCCCGAATGACACTTGA
- a CDS encoding acyl carrier protein has protein sequence MASVKERVIDIVAEQLGVSKDQVTPETSFVNDLGADSLDTVELVMELEEEFDINIPDDAAEKIQTVGQAIEYIEKTQAAS, from the coding sequence GTGGCCTCAGTCAAAGAACGTGTTATCGACATCGTCGCCGAGCAATTGGGCGTCAGTAAAGATCAGGTGACCCCCGAAACGTCGTTTGTCAACGACCTGGGGGCCGATTCCCTCGACACCGTGGAGTTGGTGATGGAACTGGAAGAAGAGTTCGACATCAACATTCCCGACGACGCCGCTGAAAAAATTCAGACGGTTGGTCAGGCGATCGAGTATATCGAGAAAACCCAGGCCGCGAGTTAA
- the fabF gene encoding beta-ketoacyl-ACP synthase II, with protein sequence MKRRVVVTGLGVVTSLSRQVEDLWQRINRGESGIRPVTAFDTTEFKVKFGGEISDWSTEGYISPREVKRIDRFTQFALVAAIEAVKDSGLDFAKEDHFRCGVILGSGIGGLNEIETQHSRLIEKGPDKVSAFTIPKLMVNAAAGHVSIQFGLRGPSAAVATACASAANAIGDAFKAIQYDDADIMVTGGTEAALTPMGLSGFANMRALSERNDDPQHASRPFDKNRDGFVLSEGAGLLVIEELDHAKARGARIYAELLGYGVSADGSHITHPDEHGTGAAKAMLRALADGEVNLDEIGYINAHGTSTPLGDQAETLAVKTVFGDGARDVSISSTKSQLGHLLGASGGVELVLCVLALRDSLIPPTINYDEPDPACDLDYTPNQPRQRRLSAAMSNSFGFGGHNASIIVGKLRNGR encoded by the coding sequence ATGAAGCGACGAGTCGTCGTAACCGGTCTCGGCGTCGTCACCTCGCTCAGCCGCCAGGTCGAAGACCTCTGGCAGCGGATCAACCGCGGTGAAAGCGGCATCCGCCCCGTCACGGCCTTCGACACCACCGAGTTCAAGGTGAAGTTTGGCGGCGAGATCAGTGACTGGTCGACCGAGGGATATATCTCTCCGCGCGAGGTCAAGCGCATCGACCGCTTCACCCAGTTCGCGCTGGTGGCCGCCATCGAGGCGGTCAAAGACTCCGGCCTCGATTTTGCCAAGGAAGATCACTTCCGCTGCGGAGTCATCCTTGGTTCGGGCATCGGCGGACTGAACGAAATCGAAACCCAGCACTCGCGGCTGATCGAAAAGGGGCCCGACAAGGTCTCGGCCTTTACCATTCCCAAGTTGATGGTGAACGCGGCTGCCGGCCACGTTTCCATTCAATTCGGCCTGCGCGGCCCCAGTGCGGCGGTGGCCACGGCGTGCGCCAGTGCCGCGAACGCCATCGGCGACGCCTTCAAGGCCATTCAATACGACGACGCTGACATCATGGTCACCGGCGGCACCGAGGCGGCCCTGACGCCCATGGGCCTGAGCGGTTTCGCGAACATGCGGGCCTTGTCGGAGCGGAACGACGATCCGCAACACGCCAGCCGCCCCTTCGACAAGAACCGCGACGGCTTCGTGCTCAGCGAAGGGGCCGGCTTGCTGGTGATCGAGGAACTGGACCACGCCAAGGCCCGCGGCGCCAGGATCTATGCCGAACTGCTCGGTTACGGCGTCAGTGCCGACGGCAGCCACATTACCCACCCCGACGAGCACGGCACCGGCGCAGCCAAGGCCATGTTGCGGGCGCTGGCGGACGGCGAAGTGAATCTCGACGAAATCGGCTACATCAACGCCCACGGCACCAGCACCCCGCTGGGCGATCAGGCGGAAACGCTCGCCGTGAAAACGGTCTTTGGAGACGGCGCGCGCGACGTCAGCATTTCCAGCACCAAGAGCCAGCTTGGCCATTTGCTGGGGGCCAGCGGCGGCGTCGAGCTCGTGCTTTGTGTACTGGCGCTGCGAGATTCGCTCATTCCACCCACGATCAACTACGACGAGCCCGATCCCGCTTGCGATCTCGATTACACGCCGAACCAACCTCGCCAGCGCCGGCTGTCGGCGGCCATGTCGAACAGTTTTGGTTTCGGCGGTCACAACGCCTCGATCATCGTCGGGAAATTGCGAAATGGACGGTAG
- a CDS encoding DNA primase, which yields MTTLPYGFRVVGSTWEVRRLVDAATALSAHCSCDPKAELHRECYLSAFQYGDDFRRHLEVTGSTAEFTGECWAPWLWFDVDRADLTVALTDARRLAVTIDERYRLGDGDLLAFYSGSKGFHIGLPTSLWLPKPAATFHKIARRFAERLAELAGVTIDTGVYDKVRLFRAPNSRHPKTGFHKRRLSLDELLGLSLDGIQALAAEPSPFDLPEPAATNDQAAADWLDAQDHVTTQGEVNAARRAERNGSPTLNRSTLEIICDGDALATGDRHRMLFSAAANLGEFGCPDELALALLLDAGLDSGLPPKDVRRQIECGLTHGRGTR from the coding sequence ATGACGACGCTTCCCTACGGCTTTCGCGTCGTGGGGAGCACGTGGGAAGTGCGGCGGCTGGTCGATGCCGCCACCGCACTTTCCGCGCATTGCTCTTGCGACCCCAAGGCCGAACTACACCGCGAATGCTACTTGTCGGCGTTTCAGTACGGCGATGATTTTCGTCGGCACTTGGAAGTGACCGGCTCGACGGCGGAGTTTACCGGCGAATGCTGGGCACCGTGGCTGTGGTTCGACGTTGATCGTGCCGACTTGACGGTTGCCTTGACCGACGCCCGCCGGCTCGCCGTGACGATCGACGAGCGCTATCGCTTGGGCGACGGCGACTTGCTCGCCTTCTATTCGGGCAGCAAGGGGTTTCATATCGGGCTGCCGACTTCGCTCTGGTTGCCGAAGCCGGCCGCGACGTTCCATAAGATCGCACGGCGGTTTGCCGAACGGCTCGCCGAGCTGGCCGGCGTGACGATCGACACCGGCGTGTACGACAAGGTGCGTTTGTTCCGCGCACCAAACTCTCGCCACCCCAAGACGGGTTTTCATAAGCGCCGGCTTTCGCTCGACGAACTGCTTGGGCTTTCGCTCGACGGCATTCAGGCGTTGGCCGCCGAGCCGTCGCCGTTCGATCTGCCAGAGCCGGCCGCGACGAACGACCAGGCCGCTGCGGATTGGCTCGACGCCCAAGACCATGTAACGACGCAAGGCGAAGTGAACGCGGCAAGGCGAGCCGAACGAAATGGCTCGCCGACATTGAATCGCTCGACGCTCGAAATCATTTGCGACGGCGATGCGCTCGCCACCGGCGACCGACACCGAATGCTGTTCAGTGCAGCCGCAAACCTTGGCGAGTTTGGTTGCCCCGACGAACTGGCGCTGGCCTTGTTGCTCGACGCGGGGCTTGATTCGGGGCTGCCGCCGAAAGACGTGCGGCGGCAAATCGAATGCGGGTTGACGCACGGAAGGGGGACGCGATGA
- a CDS encoding TlpA disulfide reductase family protein, with protein sequence MRFVDHGVRCGGSLALMLAISSGPALAASTPSAEQALKLTPVQADVDFERPKESEAAKCTIKAEAIDGKTGWVVRGSNGQVLRQFIDSNNDNVVDLWCYYADGIEVYRDIDSNFNGKADQYRWLNTAGTRWGLDDNEDGKIDVWKRISAEEASAEAVAALAAHDLRRFECLLPTVSEIKSLGLGSERQKSLSEKVEQAAAAFKSNARKQKSLSAKSSWVQFGGTRPALVPAGTEGAASDTLVYENVISMVETDGKPVQVVIGTLVQVGDNWRLIDSPSLLDSKGELAGTSPFFQPYARTRVSGGVGGDEKTQDLLQKLEQLDAEAARASTPQAQAANASERCDLLEKIAEAAASPEDRAQWLRSLAETISAAVQSGAMPDGIERLQSLHDKLTQQGDTELAAYAQFRYLTAIYNRDLQAEGADFTKIQKRWLNNLRKYVAEYPRSPDAAEAMLQLGTAEEFAGEEEEAKKWYGQIVDHFPKANSAAKAAGAVARIDSVGKTLKLHGSGITGKTVDLGQFRKKVVLIQYWATWCEPCKADLEQIKDAVAKYGKDGFTVISISLDNKKEDVAAFLKRHSLPWTHIYEPGGLDSRLANELGVLTLPTMLLIDQDGKVVNRGINAAEIDREVRALLQQTADKRK encoded by the coding sequence ATGCGATTTGTGGACCACGGCGTTCGATGCGGTGGCAGCTTGGCACTCATGCTGGCGATTTCAAGCGGCCCGGCACTCGCCGCCAGCACGCCCAGCGCCGAACAGGCCCTGAAGCTGACGCCCGTGCAGGCCGACGTCGATTTTGAGCGACCGAAAGAGTCGGAAGCGGCGAAATGCACAATTAAGGCGGAAGCGATCGACGGCAAGACGGGTTGGGTGGTGCGCGGGTCGAACGGACAAGTGTTGCGGCAGTTCATCGACTCGAACAACGACAACGTCGTCGATCTCTGGTGCTACTACGCCGACGGCATCGAGGTTTACCGCGATATCGACTCGAATTTCAACGGCAAGGCCGACCAATACCGCTGGCTGAACACCGCCGGCACACGTTGGGGACTCGACGACAACGAAGACGGCAAAATCGACGTTTGGAAGCGAATTTCGGCCGAAGAAGCGAGCGCCGAAGCGGTGGCCGCCCTGGCCGCGCACGACCTCCGCCGGTTCGAATGTTTGCTGCCGACGGTGAGCGAAATCAAGTCGCTTGGCTTGGGATCCGAGCGGCAAAAGTCGCTGAGCGAAAAGGTGGAGCAGGCGGCCGCGGCGTTCAAGTCGAACGCCCGAAAGCAGAAATCGCTCTCGGCCAAGTCGAGTTGGGTGCAGTTTGGCGGCACGCGGCCGGCGCTGGTTCCGGCCGGCACCGAGGGCGCCGCCAGCGACACCCTGGTCTACGAAAACGTGATTTCGATGGTCGAAACCGATGGCAAGCCGGTGCAAGTCGTGATCGGCACGTTGGTTCAAGTCGGCGACAACTGGCGATTGATCGACAGCCCGTCGCTCTTGGACAGCAAGGGCGAGCTGGCCGGAACTTCGCCGTTTTTCCAGCCGTATGCGCGAACTCGCGTCAGCGGCGGCGTGGGCGGCGACGAAAAAACTCAGGATCTGCTGCAGAAACTGGAACAACTCGATGCCGAAGCCGCCCGTGCGTCCACGCCCCAGGCCCAGGCGGCGAATGCGTCGGAGCGGTGCGATCTGCTGGAAAAGATCGCCGAAGCCGCTGCCAGCCCCGAAGACCGCGCCCAGTGGCTACGCAGCCTGGCCGAGACGATCAGCGCCGCGGTGCAATCGGGAGCCATGCCCGACGGCATCGAGCGGTTGCAATCGCTGCACGACAAGCTCACTCAACAGGGCGACACCGAGCTGGCCGCGTATGCCCAGTTCCGTTATTTGACCGCGATTTACAACCGCGATCTGCAGGCTGAGGGGGCCGACTTCACAAAAATCCAAAAGCGTTGGCTGAACAACCTGCGAAAGTACGTCGCCGAATATCCGCGCAGCCCCGACGCGGCCGAGGCGATGCTGCAACTCGGCACGGCTGAAGAGTTTGCGGGCGAAGAAGAGGAAGCGAAGAAGTGGTACGGGCAGATCGTCGACCACTTTCCCAAGGCGAACTCGGCTGCCAAAGCCGCCGGCGCCGTCGCTCGAATCGACTCGGTGGGCAAAACTCTGAAGCTGCACGGGTCGGGCATCACCGGCAAGACGGTTGACCTCGGTCAGTTCCGCAAGAAGGTCGTGCTCATTCAGTATTGGGCCACGTGGTGCGAGCCGTGCAAGGCCGACCTGGAGCAGATCAAGGACGCGGTGGCCAAATATGGCAAAGACGGATTCACCGTCATCAGCATCAGCCTCGACAACAAGAAGGAAGACGTAGCGGCTTTTCTGAAGAGGCATTCGCTGCCGTGGACGCACATCTACGAGCCGGGGGGGCTCGACAGCCGCCTGGCCAACGAATTGGGCGTGCTGACGTTGCCGACCATGCTGTTGATCGACCAGGACGGCAAGGTGGTCAACCGGGGCATCAACGCCGCCGAGATCGACCGCGAGGTACGAGCGCTCTTGCAGCAGACGGCCGACAAACGGAAGTAG
- a CDS encoding DnaB-like helicase C-terminal domain-containing protein has protein sequence MTATFQTAGDVFDGWRDDVLTGSPPVLYPIGAGDLARIETGPGLVTLIGGAPGAGKSAFVMQAVTDALRLTPSLRALVCSIEMPPRVLLDRQLARLSGIDLTAIRYRRFDASHADRLDQAMHTLEAVGERLAFVRPPFDLENVAASADAFHADLIVLDYIQRIPPPGTHGDRRGSVDASMNYLRQFADAGVAVIVVAAVARAKDHQGRSSYDGDGLNLASFRESSELEFGADDAFILAPDGKHDDQVVLRHLKARHTEPKDVVLRFDRSHQSFTPVTAGEVWTPEKGRLQTALASLWNRTDAADDDQGGDDE, from the coding sequence ATGACCGCGACGTTCCAAACCGCCGGTGACGTGTTCGACGGCTGGCGCGATGACGTGCTCACCGGCTCGCCGCCCGTGCTCTATCCGATCGGCGCCGGCGACCTGGCACGCATTGAAACCGGGCCGGGGCTGGTGACGTTGATAGGCGGGGCACCGGGAGCGGGCAAGAGCGCATTCGTTATGCAGGCCGTGACCGACGCCTTGCGGTTGACGCCTTCGCTTCGCGCTCTGGTTTGCTCTATCGAAATGCCGCCGCGTGTTTTGCTCGACCGCCAGCTTGCACGGCTAAGCGGCATCGACCTTACCGCAATTCGCTACCGACGCTTTGACGCTTCGCACGCCGATCGGCTCGACCAGGCGATGCACACGTTGGAAGCCGTAGGCGAGCGGTTGGCATTTGTACGGCCGCCGTTCGACTTGGAAAACGTGGCCGCCAGTGCCGACGCATTCCATGCCGACTTGATCGTGCTCGACTACATCCAACGCATCCCGCCGCCGGGAACGCACGGCGACCGCCGCGGGTCCGTTGACGCCAGCATGAATTACTTGCGGCAGTTTGCCGACGCGGGGGTGGCCGTTATCGTCGTGGCCGCCGTGGCACGGGCAAAAGACCATCAAGGCCGTTCGTCCTACGATGGCGACGGGTTGAACCTGGCATCGTTCCGCGAATCGAGCGAATTGGAATTCGGGGCGGACGATGCTTTCATTCTGGCGCCCGACGGCAAGCACGATGACCAGGTTGTGCTCCGCCACTTGAAGGCACGCCACACGGAACCGAAAGACGTGGTGCTGCGGTTCGACCGCTCGCACCAGTCTTTTACGCCCGTGACCGCCGGCGAAGTCTGGACGCCCGAAAAAGGCCGGCTGCAAACGGCGTTGGCTTCGCTCTGGAATCGCACCGACGCGGCCGACGATGACCAGGGGGGCGACGATGAATGA